A region of Cucumis melo cultivar AY chromosome 2, USDA_Cmelo_AY_1.0, whole genome shotgun sequence DNA encodes the following proteins:
- the LOC103492017 gene encoding exosome complex component RRP45A-like isoform X1 — protein sequence MEQRLANTWRLSVNEKKFIETALLSDLRVDGRCPFDYRNLTINFGKDDGSSEVQLGQTHVMGFVTAQLVQPYRDRPNEGTLSIYTEFSPMADPSFEPGRPGESAVELGRVIDRGLRESRAVDMESLCVVSGKSVWAIRVDLHILDNGGNLVDAANIAALAALSTFRRPECSLSGDDGQEVIVHPPEVREPLPLIIHHLPIAVTFAFFRSESILVIDPTHCEEAVMGGRMTVTLNANNDVCAIQKAGGEGVLKSVIMQCLRIASVKAGDITTKIKNAVETYSSARQLRKIKRHPSVNLDVGGGAGSLKDSQGISDGEKSINDQESIVSQSGSIKNDESTNQGQLDKRDFDAKNFIGGPSCWDPHSKGVDSNFLKATLASRGNLTAMKKEDMSDEMMSSESMVDEQEAKVGEVNLSPVAAKTLSEENGKKTLKDAVKRKNKRKKKKTTTIDAD from the exons ATGGAGCAGAGACTAGCCAATACGTGGCGTCTCTCTGTGAATGAAAAAAAGTTCATTGAAACAGCCCTTCTTTCCGATTTGAGGGTCGATGGTCGTTGCCCTTTTGACTACCGGAATCTCACCATCAACTTTGGCAA GGATGATGGTTCTTCTGAGGTGCAGCTTGGCCAGACTCACGTAATGGGCTTTGTGACTGCTCAACTAGTTCAACCGTACAGGGATCGTCCTAATGAGGGCACTCTTTCTATATATACTGAGTTTTCTCCTATGGCTGATCCATCATTTGAACCTGGCCGTCCGGGAGAGTCTGCTGTTGAGTTAGGGCGTGTAATAGACCGTGGTCTACG GGAGAGTAGGGCAGTGGATATGGAATCACTCTGTGTTGTTTCTGGCAAATCTGTGTGGGCCATTCGAGTTGATCTCCACATTTTAGATAATGGGGG AAACCTTGTGGATGCGGCTAATATTGCTGCTTTGGCTGCTTTATCAACTTTTCGAAGACCTGAGTGTTCATTGAGTGGAGATGATGGTCAGGAAGTGATAGTTCATCCCCCTGAG GTTAGGGAGCCACTTCCGTTGATCATACATCATCTCCCTATTGCAGTAACCTTCGCATTTTTTCGTAGTGAGAGCATTCTG GTGATAGATCCAACTCACTGTGAAGAGGCTGTTATGGGAGGAAGAATGACTGTCACACTTAATGCTAATAATGATGTTTGCGCTATTCAAAAAGCAGGAGGAGAAGGTGTACTTAAGAGTGTGATCATGCAATGTCTGCGAATTGCTTCTGTCAAAGCTGGTGATATcacaactaaaataaaaaatgca GTCGAGACTTACAGTTCAGCTAGACAATTGCGGAAGATTAAGCGTCACCCTTCTGTTAATTTGGATGTTGGAGGAGGTGCAGGTAGTCTGAAGGATAGCCAAGGCATATCTGATGGTGAAAAGAGTATCAATGATCAGGAGAGTATTGTCAGTCAAAGCGGGAGTATCAAGAATGATGAATCAACAAATCAAGGACAATTAGACAAGAGAGATTTTGATGCCAAGAATTTCATTGGGGGCCCTTCGTGCTG GGACCCACACTCCAAAGGTGTTGATTCGAATTTCTTGAAAGCTACCTTAGCTTCACGTG GAAATCTAACCGCAATGAAGAAAGAGGACATGAGTGATGAAATGATGTCCTCCGAGTCTATGGTTGATGAACAAGAAGCCAAAGTCGGTGAGGTGAATTTGTCTCCTGTTGCTGCAAAAACTTTGTCAGAAGAAAATGGGAAGAAGACGTTGAAAGATGCGGTGAAGCGAAAGAAtaagaggaaaaagaagaagaccaCCACTATTGATGCAGATTAG
- the LOC103492017 gene encoding exosome complex component RRP45B-like isoform X2, which produces MEQRLANTWRLSVNEKKFIETALLSDLRVDGRCPFDYRNLTINFGKDDGSSEVQLGQTHVMGFVTAQLVQPYRDRPNEGTLSIYTEFSPMADPSFEPGRPGESAVELGRVIDRGLRESRAVDMESLCVVSGKSVWAIRVDLHILDNGGNLVDAANIAALAALSTFRRPECSLSGDDGQEVIVHPPEVREPLPLIIHHLPIAVTFAFFRSESILVIDPTHCEEAVMGGRMTVTLNANNDVCAIQKAGGEGVLKSVIMQCLRIASVKAGRDLQFS; this is translated from the exons ATGGAGCAGAGACTAGCCAATACGTGGCGTCTCTCTGTGAATGAAAAAAAGTTCATTGAAACAGCCCTTCTTTCCGATTTGAGGGTCGATGGTCGTTGCCCTTTTGACTACCGGAATCTCACCATCAACTTTGGCAA GGATGATGGTTCTTCTGAGGTGCAGCTTGGCCAGACTCACGTAATGGGCTTTGTGACTGCTCAACTAGTTCAACCGTACAGGGATCGTCCTAATGAGGGCACTCTTTCTATATATACTGAGTTTTCTCCTATGGCTGATCCATCATTTGAACCTGGCCGTCCGGGAGAGTCTGCTGTTGAGTTAGGGCGTGTAATAGACCGTGGTCTACG GGAGAGTAGGGCAGTGGATATGGAATCACTCTGTGTTGTTTCTGGCAAATCTGTGTGGGCCATTCGAGTTGATCTCCACATTTTAGATAATGGGGG AAACCTTGTGGATGCGGCTAATATTGCTGCTTTGGCTGCTTTATCAACTTTTCGAAGACCTGAGTGTTCATTGAGTGGAGATGATGGTCAGGAAGTGATAGTTCATCCCCCTGAG GTTAGGGAGCCACTTCCGTTGATCATACATCATCTCCCTATTGCAGTAACCTTCGCATTTTTTCGTAGTGAGAGCATTCTG GTGATAGATCCAACTCACTGTGAAGAGGCTGTTATGGGAGGAAGAATGACTGTCACACTTAATGCTAATAATGATGTTTGCGCTATTCAAAAAGCAGGAGGAGAAGGTGTACTTAAGAGTGTGATCATGCAATGTCTGCGAATTGCTTCTGTCAAAGCTG GTCGAGACTTACAGTTCAGCTAG